From one Luteolibacter sp. SL250 genomic stretch:
- a CDS encoding transglycosylase domain-containing protein, which produces MKLRRPKLRTLLRLSAACLVLGLLGWFALPFALPLPPGLLENPGASPVLTDRHGAPIHHLTLPDSTRAAPIPLDQIPADLVACTLAAEDKRFFSHGGVDLLATARAARDLAMKRRVTSGASTITQQLVKISSPRRKRGPLAKVHEILGARRLEMTWSKNQILAAYLNRLDYGNLRIGTAEATRFYFQKPLADLSLAECALLAGLPQAPTRLNPIRRTEPALIRRNTVLERLRGNTNYDESRISAALAEPLTLRPLRTVQAAPWLASLPDVRGATTRTSLDLPLQRDIESIVREETAKLKEANLRHAAVVVIDNATCEILALVSSASWNDPRGGQLNGATRPRSPGSTLKPFTYLLAMERNHRIPSSILSDIPTPFRTAQGLDLPQNYERKYRGPVTLRTSLACSLNLPAMRELNHLGGPQPLEDLLKKLGISTLTLPPETYGLGLTLGNAPVKLLELTNAYAAIARRGGYLPSTFFPIQAPPVPEEVFDPISAYLISDILSDPAARAPAFPPGGPLDLPFRCAVKTGTSSDFHDNWCIGYTPDFTVGVWGGNFEHQPMKGISGIAGAGPIFHRTMVRLHKDREPTWFDRPAGLINITIDTRNGKLIAPSDFPEKSHARRDLCPPERTPVPATSGDYADGKALLDPTYKEWFKSAANHRLGELALDEALPAAEPLRVITPANGTTYLLDPEIPSGSDKLCPVTNLPGVAEWSSETLVVEKGTPEPVIHLKPGTHVLTATDPRTGTTHRITIRVKEL; this is translated from the coding sequence TTGAAACTCCGCCGACCGAAGTTGCGCACCCTGCTGCGCCTGTCCGCCGCCTGCCTGGTGCTGGGGTTGCTCGGCTGGTTCGCGCTGCCGTTCGCGCTGCCACTGCCGCCAGGGTTGTTGGAGAATCCCGGAGCCTCGCCGGTGCTGACGGACCGCCACGGTGCGCCCATCCACCACCTCACCCTGCCCGACTCCACACGCGCCGCGCCCATCCCGCTGGACCAGATCCCGGCGGATCTGGTGGCCTGCACGCTGGCGGCGGAGGACAAGCGCTTCTTCAGCCACGGCGGGGTGGATCTGCTGGCCACGGCACGGGCCGCACGGGACCTGGCCATGAAACGCCGCGTGACCTCCGGGGCGTCCACCATCACCCAGCAGCTCGTCAAAATCTCCTCCCCCAGGCGGAAGCGCGGACCTCTGGCGAAGGTCCACGAAATCCTGGGCGCGCGGCGGCTGGAGATGACCTGGTCGAAAAACCAGATCCTCGCCGCCTACCTGAACCGTCTGGACTACGGAAACCTGCGGATCGGCACGGCGGAGGCGACCCGCTTCTACTTCCAGAAGCCGCTGGCAGACCTGTCGCTGGCGGAGTGCGCGCTGCTGGCGGGACTGCCGCAGGCGCCCACCCGCCTGAACCCCATCCGCCGCACGGAACCCGCCCTCATACGCCGCAACACGGTGCTGGAACGGCTGCGAGGGAACACCAACTACGATGAATCCCGTATTTCCGCCGCACTGGCGGAACCGCTCACCCTGCGCCCGCTCCGCACCGTCCAGGCCGCACCGTGGCTCGCCTCGCTGCCGGACGTCCGGGGAGCCACCACCCGCACCTCCCTCGACCTGCCGCTCCAGCGCGACATCGAATCCATCGTCCGTGAGGAGACGGCGAAGCTGAAGGAAGCGAACCTCCGCCACGCCGCGGTCGTCGTCATCGACAACGCCACCTGCGAGATCCTGGCCCTCGTTTCCTCCGCATCATGGAACGATCCGCGCGGCGGCCAGCTCAACGGCGCCACCCGGCCACGCTCGCCCGGTTCCACGCTGAAGCCCTTCACCTATCTCCTCGCCATGGAGCGGAACCACCGCATCCCCTCCTCCATCCTTTCCGATATCCCCACCCCGTTCCGCACCGCGCAGGGACTGGACCTGCCACAGAACTATGAGCGGAAATACCGCGGCCCCGTCACGCTCCGCACCTCGCTCGCCTGCTCGCTGAACCTGCCCGCCATGCGCGAGCTGAACCACCTCGGCGGGCCGCAGCCACTGGAGGATCTCCTGAAAAAGCTCGGCATCTCCACCCTGACCCTGCCGCCGGAGACCTACGGGCTGGGCCTCACGCTGGGCAACGCTCCGGTGAAGCTGCTGGAACTGACGAACGCCTACGCCGCCATCGCCCGGCGCGGCGGATACCTCCCTTCCACGTTCTTTCCCATCCAAGCCCCCCCCGTCCCGGAGGAAGTCTTCGACCCCATCAGCGCCTACCTCATCAGCGACATCCTTTCCGACCCCGCGGCGCGCGCCCCTGCCTTTCCGCCCGGCGGTCCGCTGGACCTCCCGTTCCGCTGCGCGGTGAAGACCGGCACCTCGTCGGATTTCCATGACAACTGGTGCATCGGCTACACCCCTGACTTCACCGTGGGCGTGTGGGGCGGAAACTTCGAGCACCAGCCGATGAAGGGCATCTCCGGCATCGCCGGAGCCGGTCCCATCTTCCACCGCACGATGGTGCGCCTGCACAAGGACCGCGAGCCCACCTGGTTCGACCGACCTGCGGGACTCATCAACATCACCATCGACACCCGTAACGGCAAGCTCATCGCACCGTCTGACTTTCCGGAGAAATCCCACGCCCGCCGGGACCTCTGCCCGCCGGAGCGCACGCCCGTCCCCGCCACCAGCGGCGACTACGCGGACGGAAAGGCCCTGCTCGACCCGACCTACAAGGAGTGGTTCAAAAGCGCGGCCAACCACCGGCTGGGCGAGCTGGCGCTGGACGAGGCGCTGCCCGCCGCGGAACCGCTGCGCGTCATCACCCCGGCCAACGGCACCACCTACCTGCTGGACCCGGAGATCCCATCCGGCTCCGACAAGCTCTGCCCCGTCACCAACCTGCCCGGCGTCGCGGAATGGTCGTCCGAAACGCTGGTGGTGGAAAAGGGAACCCCCGAGCCGGTCATTCACCTGAAGCCAGGCACCCACGTCCTCACCGCCACTGACCCGCGGACGGGGACCACCCACCGCATCACCATCCGGGTGAAGGAGCTGTAG
- a CDS encoding FGGY family carbohydrate kinase, whose protein sequence is MHFLGIEIGHGGTRAVALDLEAAVISAEGYAQHAWIEGLPAGYREQDPAMWIDAVNRAVRQCLLAMGPAKDRVAAIGVAGPQRGLVLLDEGNRIIRPAKMAGDVSVKRQADEIARAFGGGPGLIELVGQAPGVDSAAAECLWLKQHEPYHFQRAANLLTAQDFISYWLSGERVTDAGSASATGLFDIRRRAWSQDLIDFIDPGLAALLPPLSVSDQPRGLIRAALAKEWGLPEQVQISSGSGAAMLSALAAGCVSPGTVAMELGPTGIIAGVGDEPVIDLRGEILPLCNATGGWLGTATASNIAVAPEILRRHYGWSHEEYEANVAAVAPGADGLLMLPYFSGETMPRLPEGTGVLHGITAANFTPGHLARASAEGVALGLGYAMSRLRDLGFDPPEIRLLGPGGVSPVTLRLLADVLGIPVAPVSSRQGAAVGAAMQAAVSFFHESGESLGFAEIATYLVSGDPRLRVEPDMQTHELYQEMMSRQQYLVDTLHPAGFI, encoded by the coding sequence ATGCACTTTCTCGGGATTGAAATCGGTCACGGCGGCACTCGTGCGGTGGCGCTCGATCTCGAGGCTGCGGTCATCAGCGCGGAGGGATACGCCCAGCACGCCTGGATCGAGGGACTCCCCGCAGGCTACCGCGAGCAGGATCCGGCGATGTGGATCGACGCGGTGAACCGTGCCGTGCGCCAGTGCCTGCTGGCCATGGGACCGGCGAAGGATCGCGTCGCCGCCATCGGTGTGGCGGGTCCACAGCGCGGGCTGGTGCTGCTGGATGAGGGGAACCGCATCATCCGGCCCGCGAAGATGGCCGGGGACGTTTCCGTGAAACGCCAGGCGGACGAGATCGCACGTGCGTTCGGCGGCGGGCCGGGCCTGATCGAGCTGGTGGGCCAGGCTCCCGGAGTGGACTCCGCCGCGGCGGAATGCCTGTGGCTGAAACAGCACGAACCTTACCATTTCCAGCGGGCGGCGAACCTGCTCACCGCCCAGGATTTCATTTCCTACTGGCTCAGCGGGGAGCGCGTCACGGACGCCGGCAGTGCATCCGCCACCGGCCTCTTCGACATCCGCCGGCGGGCGTGGTCACAGGACCTCATCGATTTCATCGACCCCGGTCTGGCCGCCCTGCTGCCGCCGCTCTCCGTCTCCGACCAACCGCGCGGCCTCATCCGCGCCGCACTGGCGAAGGAATGGGGGCTGCCGGAGCAGGTTCAGATTTCCTCCGGCAGCGGTGCCGCCATGCTTTCCGCGCTGGCCGCGGGCTGTGTCTCACCCGGAACCGTCGCCATGGAACTGGGACCGACCGGCATCATCGCCGGTGTGGGGGATGAGCCGGTCATCGACCTCCGCGGTGAGATCCTCCCGCTGTGCAATGCCACCGGCGGCTGGCTGGGGACCGCCACCGCATCGAACATCGCCGTCGCTCCGGAAATCCTCCGCAGGCACTACGGCTGGAGCCATGAGGAGTATGAGGCGAACGTCGCCGCCGTCGCCCCCGGCGCGGACGGCCTGCTGATGCTGCCCTATTTCTCCGGTGAAACGATGCCACGGCTGCCGGAGGGCACGGGTGTGCTCCATGGCATCACTGCGGCGAACTTCACTCCCGGCCACCTCGCGCGGGCATCCGCGGAGGGTGTGGCGCTCGGCCTCGGCTACGCCATGAGCCGCCTGCGCGACCTCGGCTTCGACCCGCCGGAAATCCGCCTGCTCGGTCCGGGCGGGGTCAGCCCGGTGACGCTCCGCCTGCTGGCGGACGTGCTGGGCATCCCGGTCGCACCGGTCTCCAGCCGCCAGGGCGCGGCGGTCGGTGCCGCGATGCAGGCGGCGGTGTCCTTCTTCCATGAAAGTGGTGAGTCGCTCGGCTTCGCGGAAATCGCCACGTATCTGGTCTCCGGGGATCCCCGGCTGCGTGTGGAGCCTGACATGCAGACCCATGAACTTTACCAGGAGATGATGTCCCGGCAGCAGTACCTGGTGGACACCCTTCACCCCGCCGGATTCATCTGA
- a CDS encoding lysophospholipid acyltransferase family protein, with product MGAKGSEIRESRKAKVLGTLAGWFMKLWAATLRYEIEDRSGICTPGNFSTPVMFALWHNRIFTLPPIWHKTGGNGRKSVVLTSASHDGAMLSHAMAVFGLGAVRGSSSRRAVAALVGMKRALKEGLDVCITPDGPRGPRYEFQPGVVKIAESANVPIIPIHATYASAWRLKTWDRLVIPKPFSRVKVVFDEKLVVPAGMDEAAFAAECDRLQAILRAGTDDL from the coding sequence ATGGGAGCGAAGGGCAGCGAAATCCGGGAAAGCCGGAAGGCGAAAGTGCTGGGCACGCTCGCCGGGTGGTTCATGAAGCTGTGGGCCGCCACCCTGCGCTATGAGATCGAGGACCGCTCCGGCATCTGCACACCGGGGAATTTCTCCACACCGGTCATGTTCGCGCTCTGGCACAACCGGATCTTCACCCTCCCGCCCATCTGGCACAAAACCGGCGGCAACGGCCGCAAGAGCGTGGTGCTGACCAGCGCCAGCCATGACGGGGCCATGCTTTCCCACGCGATGGCCGTCTTCGGCCTGGGTGCCGTCCGCGGTTCCTCCTCACGGCGGGCGGTGGCCGCGCTGGTGGGCATGAAGCGCGCGCTGAAGGAGGGGCTGGACGTCTGCATCACCCCGGACGGCCCACGCGGCCCGCGCTACGAATTCCAGCCCGGTGTGGTGAAAATCGCCGAGTCCGCCAACGTGCCGATCATCCCCATCCACGCGACCTATGCCTCCGCCTGGCGGCTGAAAACGTGGGACCGCCTGGTGATCCCGAAGCCGTTCAGCCGGGTGAAGGTGGTTTTCGATGAGAAGCTTGTCGTGCCCGCCGGGATGGACGAAGCTGCCTTCGCCGCCGAGTGCGACCGCCTGCAGGCGATCCTCCGCGCGGGAACCGACGACCTTTGA